The genomic segment GGGCTCGTTACGCTGCCTTTCCTGGAATACCTGGTCAAAGACGCGAATATCCCGGATCTGCACCTGATTTTCATGCTGTTTGTCATCAATACGGCATCGGGGTATTTCTTCTCCTATAAAGGCTCGCTGATTACGGCGCACCAGAAGAACTATATCGTTACCAACGTCATCTACGGGACATCCATTTTGTGCTATGGCATTCAGATGATCGTCATGAGCCTGACGCACAACTATATTCTGACGCTCTCCATTCAGGTGGGCACCAACGCGCTGCAAGGCATCATCACCATGTTCCTCGCGGATCGGATGTATCCCTATATCCGGGGGAAAAACGACTCTGTGCTCCCCAAAAAGGACCGCAAGGCAATTTTCCGCAGCATGGGTTCGCTGATGTTTTACAGAGCGGGACAAGTTGTCATCAACGGCACGGACAGCCTGATCATCTCTTCCATTGTCGGCGTCAAGGAGGCGGGGATTTACTCCAACTATTCTCTGCTGACGACGACGGTCAAGAACCTCTTGCAGCAGGTGTTCAACGCCTGCACGGCCAGCATCGGCAATATGGCGGCAACCGAGAGCAACCGGCGCAAATACAAGGTCTATAACGCCATCTTCTTTGGGAACTTCTGGATGTTTGGCTTTGCGGCGGTCTGCTTCTATGTGCTGTTCAACCCATTCGTCGCGATCTGGGCCGGCACGGATCGGCTGCTGGATCAGACGATGGTCGTCTTTATCGTTTTAAACTTCTATCTGGTCGGGATGCGCAATGTCAATACGACGTTCCGGGATACGATGGGCGTTTTTGAAGAGGGGAAGTTTATTCCGATCATCTCGGCAATTGTCAATATCGGCATCTCGATTATGACAGCGAAAGCCTTCGGGCTCATCGGCGCATTTATCGGGACAACCGTCAGTATGCTGACGACGCTGGTCTGGATGGAGCCGGTCGTGCTGTTTAAACATGGGTTCCACCGAAGCCCGCTCGTGTATTTTGTAAAATATGCCGTCTATTTCTGCGTTACACTGCTCACGGCGCTTCTGACGGATTTTCTGGCGGGCCTGCTGGGAAGCGGCGGCCTGCTGGTGTTTGCAGGAAAATTCCTTATCTGCATGATCGTGCCCAATACGATTTTCTACTTGCTTTTCCGCAAGACTGGGGATTTCCAGCTGCTTGCGCGGCAGGTCAAATCGGTTTTGGGCAGAAAACTTAGGAGGAAAAAACACGCATGATTTTATTTGGGCCTTCCGGAAATTCGGAGCAGTTTTACGAGGCAGGATA from the Christensenellaceae bacterium 44-20 genome contains:
- a CDS encoding sugar translocase translates to MNRARNSIRNIIFGLGGQILNILMSFAMRTVFIHTLDEVYQGVNGTFTNILMLFSLADLGVGTAIIYALYKPIAEDNKVKIQGLMKLYQKAYIIVGFVVVAMGLVTLPFLEYLVKDANIPDLHLIFMLFVINTASGYFFSYKGSLITAHQKNYIVTNVIYGTSILCYGIQMIVMSLTHNYILTLSIQVGTNALQGIITMFLADRMYPYIRGKNDSVLPKKDRKAIFRSMGSLMFYRAGQVVINGTDSLIISSIVGVKEAGIYSNYSLLTTTVKNLLQQVFNACTASIGNMAATESNRRKYKVYNAIFFGNFWMFGFAAVCFYVLFNPFVAIWAGTDRLLDQTMVVFIVLNFYLVGMRNVNTTFRDTMGVFEEGKFIPIISAIVNIGISIMTAKAFGLIGAFIGTTVSMLTTLVWMEPVVLFKHGFHRSPLVYFVKYAVYFCVTLLTALLTDFLAGLLGSGGLLVFAGKFLICMIVPNTIFYLLFRKTGDFQLLARQVKSVLGRKLRRKKHA